A window from Cryptomeria japonica chromosome 1, Sugi_1.0, whole genome shotgun sequence encodes these proteins:
- the LOC131049024 gene encoding pentatricopeptide repeat-containing protein At3g62470, mitochondrial has product MDKWKWVSKICSAQNKATLRSSYCGLECVHFHRNCNYVSSRSSCCCKGCRLARRGSEERREVCTTQMSSISFENIFILSGPGDPHSQPSLGFADVQAWLNTRTHNWKNLWQKSAPILSLRPDFGIPHRNYASRAVCSGLVSMKGMPISKPDGSCSGNGDDDGGGEITHKKQRNCLKEYGQSWSEQPVDFGEVERVCKVVEELFAMDRNMEAVLDQCGVNLSHSLVFHVLSRFSNARKPALRFFNWAGQQAGFSHNSLTYNMMMNILGRAKQFETMCELFEEMGKKGSMLTTDTFEIAIKSCAAGREMKKAVQMLLSMERYKFGVNVNNFNFLLDALGRAKLAKEAQMLFERMRDKFPPDAKTYTVLLSGWCKVKNLLQAGKLWNEMLDEGYKPDLVTHNIMLEGLFTGRRKDEALKLFDLMKKSGPTPNTRSYTTVICALCKLHKMGEALRLFVEMQENGCPIDAAVYTCLITGYGNAENLDQSYKLLQEMKERGIHDCQTYNALIKVMVDLYKPDEAGKLYDEMIQCDFKPTIHTYNMLMKLYFRTRKFERGFDIWNQMARNGCSPDVNSYTVFIGGLFREGRSQEACTYIERMIEMGMRAPRFNYDKFLADFSRAGRPDIFEELAEQMRQTGKLDVADVFIKLSRKLEKKTKKANRRHVTPVGLRSSGEFGRFPQEEKTKKANIRHVTPAGLLSSGEFGCSPRQQKTKKANIRHVAPVGLRSSSEFGRFPGHQKTKKANIRHVTPVGLWSSGEFGRFPRQQPSL; this is encoded by the coding sequence ATGGACAAATGGAAGTGGGTTTCTAAAATTTGCTCCGCCCAAAACAAGGCTACACTTAGGTCCTCGTATTGTGGATTAGAATGCGTACATTTTCACCGCAATTGTAACTATGTTAGCAGCAGAAGCAGCTGTTGCTGTAAAGGATGTCGCCTTGCTAGGAGAGGAAGTGAAGAAAGAAGAGAAGTTTGTACCACCCAAATGTCAAGCAttagttttgaaaatattttcatccTGTCTGGTCCCGGTGATCCTCATTCTCAGCCTTCTTTAGGGTTTGCCGATGTTCAAGCTTGGTTGAACACCCGTACACACAATTGGAAGAACCTCTGGCAGAAATCAGCGCCAATTTTAAGTTTGCGGCCTGATTTTGGGATACCTCACAGAAATTATGCTTCTAGGGCTGTTTGTTCTGGTCTTGTCTCTATGAAGGGAATGCCAATATCAAAGCCAGATGGGAGTTGCAGTGGGAATggagatgatgatggtggtggtgaaaTTACTCATAAGAAACAAAGAAATTGTCTGAAAGAGTATGGACAGTCTTGGAGCGAGCAACCTGTTGATTTTGGAGAAGTGGAGAGAGTTTGTAAAGTGGTGGAGGAGCTTTTTGCAATGGATCGGAATATGGAAGCAGTTCTTGATCAATGCGGAGTTAATTTGTCCCACTCATTGGTATTTCATGTCTTGAGCAGATTTTCCAATGCCAGGAAGCCTGCTTTGAGGTTTTTCAATTGGGCAGGGCAGCAGGCTGGTTTTTCGCACAATTCACTGACTTATAATATGATGATGAATATCTTGGGAAGGGCGAAACAGTTTGAGACTATGTGTGAGCTATTCGAAGAGATGGGCAAGAAAGGTTCTATGTTAACAACAGATACCTTTGAGATTGCCATCAAATCCTGTGCAGCTGGCCGGGAGATGAAAAAAGCTGTGCAGATGCTTCTTTCAATGGAACGGTACAAATTTGGGGTCAACGTTAACAACTTCAACTTTCTATTGGATGCTTTGGGTCGAGCAAAACTTGCAAAGGAAGCACAAATGCTGTTTGAAAGAATGAGAGATAAGTTTCCTCCAGATGCAAAAACTTACACCGTGCTTCTTTCAGGATGGTGCAAGGTGAAGAACCTGCTACAGGCAGGTAAACTTTGGAATGAGATGTTGGATGAAGGATATAAACCAGATCTTGTCACCcacaacatcatgttggaaggccTTTTTACAGGAAGAAGGAAGGATGAGGCTCTGAAGCTCTTTGACTTAATGAAAAAAAGTGGCCCCACTCCCAATACTAGGAGCTACACTACTGTGATTTGTGCCCTTTGTAAATTACACAAGATGGGGGAAGCCCTGAGACTCTTTGTTGAAATGCAGGAAAATGGCTGCCCAATAGATGCTGCTGTTTATACTTGTTTGATCACGGGCTATGGCAATGCTGAGAATTTGGATCAGTCCTATAAATTGCTTCAAGAAATGAAAGAGAGAGGAATTCATGACTGCCAGACCTACAATGCTCTGATCAAAGTCATGGTGGATCTTTACAAACCAGATGAAGCTGGTAAACTCTATGATGAGATGATACAATGTGACTTCAAACCCACCATTCACACCTACAACATGCTTATGAAATTATATTTTAGGACAAGGAAATTTGAAAGGGGCTTTGATATATGGAATCAGATGGCTCGGAATGGGTGCAGTCCTGATGTCAATTCGTACACTGTGTTTATAGGAGGGCTTTTTAGGGAAGGCAGATCCCAGGAGGCATGCACCTACATTGAAAGAATGATTGAGATGGGCATGAGGGCTCCTCGTTTCAATTATGATAAATTCCTTGCTGATTTTTCAAGAGCAGGCAGGCCTGATATATTTGAGGAACTTGCAGAACAAATGAGACAAACGGGAAAGTTGGATGTTGCAGATGTGTTTATTAAGCTCTCACGGAAACTGGAAAAGAAAACCAAGAAAGCCAACAGAAGACATGTCACTCCTGTTGGGCTGCGGTCTAGTGGTGAGTTTGGGCGCTTCCCACAAGAGGAAAAAACCAAGAAAGCCAACATAAGACATGTCACTCCTGCTGGACTGCTGTCTAGTGGTGAGTTTGGGTGCTCCCCGAGACAGCAAAAAACCAAGAAAGCCAACATAAGACATGTCGCTCCTGTTGGGCTGCGGTCTAGTAGTGAGTTTGGGCGCTTCCCAGGACATCAAAAAACTAAGAAAGCCAACATAAGACATGTCACTCCTGTAGGGCTGTGGTCTAGTGGTGAGTTTGGGCGATTCCCAAGACAACAACCTAGTTTGTAA